A single window of Chloroflexota bacterium DNA harbors:
- a CDS encoding APC family permease, which yields MAGDGRPGDEVGGEQILHALGYKQELNRAVSVLGTIALVVSDITPTASLLVIGPVVIATAGSGSLWAYIIGCFIAINVALCMGELGSMFPVAGGLYSIVTRVLGRPVGFLALLDYIGQAIFLPASVAIGIGVYVQALNPGIPSNIAATVVMIAVTVIAILRINFNAVLTGVFLLIELVVVTVLALAGFSHWQQPLTILTNPVMGDGSAVGLPLIFTAVAIAMFSVNGYDSAINFSEETKGSASHVGQAVVRAAMIGIVFELIPFIAIVFGAPDLGKFIGSPTPLTDVARSAFGDTFVNFLTYGAIIAIFNASLAITLQFARIVWSSGRDRAWPGPISDAIAQVHPTLRTPWVATILTGGMAAILCFQSSLVTVVTFTAVLLIVLYALIALSALVSRMRQASLPRPYRMPFWPVPPLIALVGTIVAITQQKTTDLLIVGVIAIVGIVYFFLFLEPNKDRYWNMSTDTSSELSRLP from the coding sequence ATGGCTGGTGACGGACGTCCGGGCGACGAGGTCGGAGGCGAACAGATCCTCCATGCGCTCGGCTACAAGCAGGAGCTGAACCGGGCGGTCTCGGTCCTTGGGACGATCGCCCTCGTCGTGTCGGACATCACGCCCACGGCATCCCTCCTCGTCATCGGTCCGGTGGTCATCGCCACCGCGGGCAGCGGCTCGCTGTGGGCGTACATCATCGGCTGCTTCATCGCCATCAACGTCGCCCTGTGCATGGGCGAGCTCGGTTCGATGTTCCCGGTCGCCGGTGGCCTGTACTCGATCGTCACCCGGGTCCTCGGCCGGCCGGTCGGCTTCCTCGCCCTCCTCGACTACATCGGCCAGGCGATCTTCCTGCCGGCGAGCGTCGCGATCGGTATCGGCGTCTACGTCCAGGCCCTCAACCCGGGCATCCCGTCGAACATCGCCGCGACGGTCGTCATGATCGCGGTGACGGTCATCGCGATCCTCCGGATCAACTTCAACGCCGTCCTCACCGGCGTCTTCCTCCTCATCGAGCTCGTCGTCGTCACGGTCCTCGCCCTCGCCGGCTTCAGCCACTGGCAGCAACCGCTGACGATCCTCACGAACCCGGTCATGGGCGACGGCTCGGCGGTCGGACTGCCGCTCATCTTCACTGCCGTCGCCATCGCGATGTTCTCGGTCAACGGCTACGACAGCGCGATCAACTTCAGCGAGGAGACCAAGGGCTCGGCATCGCACGTCGGGCAGGCGGTGGTCCGGGCGGCGATGATCGGCATCGTCTTCGAGCTCATCCCGTTCATCGCCATCGTCTTCGGGGCGCCTGACCTCGGCAAGTTCATCGGCTCGCCGACCCCGCTCACGGATGTCGCCCGATCCGCCTTCGGCGACACGTTCGTCAACTTCCTCACCTACGGTGCGATCATCGCGATCTTCAATGCGTCGCTCGCGATCACCCTCCAGTTCGCCCGGATCGTCTGGTCGTCCGGCCGCGACCGTGCCTGGCCCGGCCCGATCAGCGACGCGATCGCCCAGGTGCACCCCACGCTCCGCACGCCGTGGGTGGCGACCATCCTCACCGGTGGCATGGCCGCGATCCTCTGCTTCCAGTCGTCTCTCGTGACGGTCGTCACCTTCACGGCCGTCCTCCTCATCGTCCTCTACGCGCTCATCGCCCTGTCCGCACTCGTGAGCCGGATGCGCCAGGCGAGCCTCCCGCGGCCGTACCGGATGCCGTTCTGGCCGGTCCCGCCGCTCATCGCCCTCGTCGGCACGATCGTCGCGATCACCCAGCAGAAGACGACGGACCTCCTCATCGTGGGCGTCATCGCGATCGTCGGGATCGTCTACTTCTTCCTCTTCCTCGAGCCGAACAAGGACCGCTACTGGAACATGTCCACGGACACCTC
- a CDS encoding DNA-3-methyladenine glycosylase 2 family protein has product MPTRTIRLDGPLDLGRTLAPLRRGRGDPTMRIGPDGVWRATRTPDGPATLHLAARDGAVDVEAWGDGAGWSLEHAGELIGLRDDPAAFQADHPLLRELAGRHPGLRFPRTLGVVEALIPAIVEQKVTGDEAHRAWRGLVAAHGEPAPGPAGANGPAGAPGPMGAAGANRHGETAPGPAGADGSTGLRLPPAPEVLAALPYFAFHPFGLERRRAETIRRVAAAATRLEATTELPSAEGQARLQAIPGIGPWTAAEVAARAWGDPDAVSVGDFHLPNLVAWALAREPRGTDERMLELLAPFAGQRGRVIRLLEVAGIAAPRHGPRYAGRRIESL; this is encoded by the coding sequence ATGCCGACTCGCACGATCCGCCTCGACGGCCCGCTCGATCTCGGGCGGACGCTCGCCCCGCTGCGGCGTGGTCGGGGCGATCCGACGATGCGGATCGGGCCGGACGGGGTGTGGCGCGCGACGCGCACGCCCGATGGGCCGGCGACCCTCCACCTCGCGGCCCGCGACGGCGCGGTCGACGTCGAGGCGTGGGGTGACGGTGCGGGCTGGTCCCTCGAGCATGCCGGCGAGCTCATCGGGCTGCGCGACGATCCGGCCGCGTTCCAGGCCGATCATCCGCTTCTCCGCGAGCTCGCCGGCCGCCATCCCGGGCTTCGATTCCCGCGGACGCTCGGGGTCGTCGAGGCACTTATCCCGGCGATCGTCGAGCAGAAGGTGACGGGAGACGAGGCCCATCGCGCGTGGCGCGGTCTCGTCGCCGCGCACGGGGAACCGGCGCCCGGGCCGGCAGGCGCGAACGGGCCGGCAGGAGCGCCCGGGCCGATGGGCGCGGCGGGCGCGAACAGGCATGGCGAGACCGCACCTGGGCCGGCGGGAGCGGACGGATCGACCGGGCTTCGGCTGCCGCCCGCACCGGAGGTCCTCGCCGCGCTCCCGTACTTCGCGTTCCATCCGTTCGGCCTGGAGCGACGCCGTGCCGAGACGATCCGGCGAGTCGCGGCGGCCGCCACCCGGCTGGAGGCGACGACGGAGCTCCCCTCTGCGGAGGGGCAGGCGCGGCTTCAGGCGATCCCGGGCATCGGCCCGTGGACGGCGGCGGAGGTGGCGGCTCGAGCGTGGGGCGATCCGGACGCGGTGAGCGTGGGGGACTTCCACCTCCCGAACCTCGTCGCCTGGGCCCTCGCCCGGGAGCCGCGCGGGACGGACGAGCGGATGCTCGAACTCCTCGCCCCGTTCGCCGGTCAGCGCGGGCGGGTCATCCGCCTCCTCGAGGTGGCCGGCATCGCCGCGCCGCGCCACGGACCGCGCTACGCTGGCCGGCGGATCGAGTCGCTCTGA
- a CDS encoding GNAT family N-acetyltransferase: MDHDFATPPLRVEPVTLEGDHVRLEPLEADRLDELWEVASEPSLWRWISFPIRTRHDLRAYVDTALAGRAAGTTLPFVTVEQATGRVVGSSRFGNIVAADYRTEIGWTWVGVPWQRSAINSEAKLLMLDHAFGTWRCHRVEFKTDSLNEQSRAGLVGIGATFEGIFRNHVLTHSGRMRHSAWYSITDDDWPAVRARLVGRIAAGGREGVAPPGD; encoded by the coding sequence ATGGACCACGACTTCGCGACGCCGCCGCTCCGCGTCGAGCCGGTGACCCTGGAGGGAGACCACGTCCGGCTCGAGCCACTCGAGGCAGATCGGCTCGACGAGCTCTGGGAGGTCGCAAGCGAGCCGTCACTGTGGCGCTGGATCTCGTTCCCGATCCGGACGCGGCACGACCTCCGCGCGTACGTCGATACCGCCCTTGCGGGCCGGGCGGCCGGCACGACGCTCCCGTTCGTCACCGTTGAGCAAGCGACCGGGCGGGTGGTCGGCAGCAGCCGCTTCGGCAACATCGTCGCAGCGGACTATCGGACGGAGATCGGCTGGACCTGGGTCGGCGTCCCGTGGCAGCGGTCGGCGATCAACTCGGAGGCGAAGCTCCTCATGCTCGACCACGCCTTCGGCACCTGGCGCTGCCATCGGGTCGAGTTCAAGACGGACTCGCTCAACGAGCAGTCGCGGGCCGGGCTCGTGGGGATCGGGGCCACATTCGAGGGCATCTTCCGGAACCACGTCCTGACCCACAGCGGGCGGATGCGCCATTCCGCGTGGTACTCGATCACGGACGATGACTGGCCGGCGGTCCGGGCGCGGCTGGTCGGGCGGATCGCGGCGGGTGGGCGAGAAGGCGTGGCGCCGCCCGGCGACTGA